The following are encoded together in the Streptomyces sp. NBC_00358 genome:
- a CDS encoding pullulanase X25 domain-containing protein — MSRRPHPRAGTRRAAVLGVSAVLLSAGTVSLSSFPASAAAPSAVTLAGTFDSEIGCSADWQPDCPQAQMSPHADGTWTASFNVPGGSYSYKIAINDSWTENYGAGGTAGGSDISMTVPAGGEVVDFVYDPTTHLVTDDSARPAVTAAGDYQSELGCTADWSATCATTRMTDPDGDGVYTYSTTAIPAGSWNTKVTLGQSWTVNYGAGGAANGANIAFDVPSAGATTTFSYNSATHWITVVSNGGGTSSLNTLGALYTPTGTTFRLWSPDSSNVSVSVGGSSHPLSPTTLSGYTNVYQTVMSGDLKDQTYQFYVGGVAVPDPYAQMTTPGTTQGVVVDTAAVTPTGGSWAARPALTNREDAVVYELSVHDFTIDASSGVDAAKRGKFLGLVQTGTTNNGAKTGIDHLKELGVTAVQIMPSFDFGSTVPNWGYDPVDYNVPEEQFSQFTAPEDRIREFKDMVNVFHKNGIRVVMDVVYNHTFSKSVFGNITGKYYTSTDLSGTGNSIDDGNPMVGHMIQDSLEHWVRDYNVDGFRFDLVGVHYTNNVNTWANYLNTAYAGRTLMMYGEPWNGGASDPQEPQKVRYGNLPTLAPAHFGAFNGVYRDAIRGGTDTNTMGYMGGAGNAAAIAFGMRGSPTDANSTAPVSNLWTPAFAEDPEQTMNYASIHDNLNLYDKITYSGATGGATGTAGRIDRFAVGMVLTSEGVPVIAEGDEFLRSKVVSGDYPTAMNSYAASDAVNAIRWGDKTANANIFSYYKDAIALRKAGSALRLTTWGAVHNQVSATVDGSVVIGRFSSNPAAPTTYDTVVVDNPTGSTYNVTLPPGTWTKVLDTTGAVAASDNACASLAVTVFKKN; from the coding sequence ATGAGCCGCAGACCACACCCCCGCGCCGGAACGCGCAGAGCCGCCGTCCTCGGCGTGTCCGCCGTCCTGCTGAGCGCCGGCACCGTCTCCCTCTCCTCCTTCCCCGCCAGCGCCGCCGCGCCGAGCGCGGTCACCCTGGCCGGAACCTTCGACAGCGAGATCGGCTGCTCCGCCGACTGGCAGCCGGACTGCCCGCAGGCCCAGATGTCCCCACATGCGGACGGCACCTGGACCGCCTCGTTCAACGTCCCGGGCGGCAGCTACAGCTACAAGATCGCGATCAACGACAGCTGGACCGAGAACTACGGCGCGGGCGGCACGGCGGGCGGCTCAGACATCTCGATGACCGTCCCCGCAGGCGGCGAGGTCGTCGACTTCGTCTACGACCCCACCACCCACCTGGTCACCGACGACTCCGCCCGACCCGCCGTCACGGCGGCCGGTGACTACCAGTCCGAGCTCGGCTGCACCGCGGACTGGTCCGCCACCTGCGCCACGACGCGGATGACCGACCCCGACGGCGACGGCGTCTACACCTACAGCACCACCGCGATCCCGGCCGGCAGCTGGAACACCAAGGTGACCCTGGGCCAGTCCTGGACCGTGAACTACGGCGCGGGCGGCGCGGCGAACGGCGCCAACATCGCCTTCGACGTGCCCTCGGCCGGGGCGACCACCACCTTCTCCTACAACTCGGCGACCCACTGGATCACCGTCGTGAGCAACGGCGGCGGCACGTCCTCGCTGAACACCCTCGGCGCGCTGTACACCCCGACCGGCACCACCTTCCGGCTCTGGTCGCCGGACAGCTCCAACGTCAGCGTCAGCGTCGGCGGCAGCAGCCACCCGCTCAGCCCTACGACCCTCAGCGGCTACACGAACGTCTACCAGACCGTCATGAGCGGGGACCTGAAGGATCAGACGTACCAGTTCTACGTCGGCGGTGTGGCCGTCCCCGACCCCTACGCCCAGATGACCACCCCCGGCACCACTCAGGGCGTGGTCGTCGACACCGCCGCGGTGACGCCCACCGGCGGCAGCTGGGCGGCGCGCCCGGCCCTGACGAACCGTGAGGACGCGGTCGTCTACGAGCTGAGCGTCCACGACTTCACCATCGACGCGAGCTCCGGCGTCGACGCGGCCAAGCGCGGCAAGTTCCTCGGCCTGGTGCAGACCGGGACGACGAACAACGGCGCGAAGACGGGCATCGACCACCTGAAGGAGCTGGGCGTCACCGCCGTCCAGATCATGCCCTCGTTCGACTTCGGCAGCACCGTGCCCAACTGGGGCTACGACCCGGTGGACTACAACGTTCCCGAGGAGCAGTTCTCGCAGTTCACGGCGCCGGAGGACCGGATCCGCGAGTTCAAGGACATGGTCAACGTGTTCCACAAGAACGGCATCCGCGTCGTCATGGACGTCGTCTACAACCACACCTTCAGCAAGAGCGTCTTCGGCAACATCACCGGCAAGTACTACACGTCGACCGACCTGTCCGGCACTGGCAACTCGATCGACGACGGCAACCCGATGGTCGGCCACATGATCCAGGACTCCCTGGAGCACTGGGTCCGTGACTACAACGTCGACGGCTTCCGCTTCGACCTGGTCGGCGTCCACTACACCAACAACGTCAACACCTGGGCCAACTACCTCAACACCGCCTACGCCGGTCGCACGCTGATGATGTACGGGGAGCCCTGGAACGGCGGCGCGAGCGACCCGCAGGAACCGCAGAAGGTCCGCTACGGCAACCTCCCCACCCTCGCGCCCGCACACTTCGGCGCCTTCAACGGCGTCTACCGCGACGCGATCCGCGGCGGCACGGACACGAACACCATGGGCTACATGGGCGGCGCCGGCAACGCCGCGGCCATCGCCTTCGGCATGCGCGGATCACCCACGGACGCCAACAGCACCGCCCCGGTCTCCAACCTGTGGACCCCGGCCTTCGCCGAGGACCCCGAGCAGACCATGAACTACGCCTCGATCCACGACAACCTGAACCTCTACGACAAGATCACGTACTCCGGCGCGACCGGCGGAGCCACCGGAACAGCCGGCCGCATCGACCGGTTCGCCGTCGGTATGGTCCTCACCTCCGAGGGCGTCCCGGTCATCGCCGAGGGCGACGAGTTCCTCCGCTCCAAGGTCGTGAGCGGCGACTACCCGACCGCGATGAACTCCTACGCCGCCTCCGACGCCGTCAACGCGATCCGCTGGGGCGACAAGACCGCCAACGCCAACATCTTCAGCTACTACAAGGACGCCATCGCGCTCCGCAAGGCCGGCTCGGCCCTGCGCCTCACCACGTGGGGCGCGGTGCACAACCAGGTGTCCGCGACCGTCGACGGCTCGGTGGTGATCGGCCGCTTCAGCTCGAACCCCGCCGCGCCCACGACCTACGACACCGTCGTCGTCGACAACCCCACCGGCAGCACCTACAACGTGACGCTGCCGCCGGGGACCTGGACGAAGGTGCTCGACACCACCGGCGCCGTCGCCGCGAGCGACAACGCCTGCGCGAGCCTGGCGGTGACGGTCTTCAAGAAGAACTGA
- a CDS encoding carbohydrate-binding module family 20 domain-containing protein, giving the protein MRPDGQGSVALDEYPDTYYGQNVDVVRSIAAPGNGNTAALVPLSAAGYPTWSTALTLPSNSSFA; this is encoded by the coding sequence TTGCGGCCAGACGGGCAGGGCTCCGTCGCCCTCGACGAGTACCCCGACACCTACTACGGCCAGAACGTGGACGTGGTCCGCTCCATCGCGGCGCCGGGCAACGGGAACACCGCCGCGCTGGTCCCACTCTCGGCCGCCGGCTACCCAACCTGGTCGACCGCGCTGACCTTGCCGTCCAACTCGAGCTTCGCCTAG
- a CDS encoding FAD-dependent oxidoreductase, protein MSSRRVVVIGGGVMGSSAAWRLAAQGDRVTLLERFPPGHDRGSSHGTSRIFRLAYTDPFYVGLAVRSLPLWRRLEQETGRQVLTLTGAVDHGPAATTEALYEALTVAGHPAERLAPEEVAERWPGLRADTGAVFHPEAGRLHADEAVTAFQQAARAHGAEVRHGVRVTGLSVHGDAGVRVVTDTEEELRADAVVVAVGGWAPGMLGGGTAPPVGGVPVLRVTQEQPAHFPAADALTWPSYIHHPGAALPVDGLTADGVYGLGSTDGVKAGFHGVGPVVDPDRRDRTPDAAILRELAAYAERWLPGVDHTAPEAVTCLYTTTPDHDFVIDRQGPVTVLGGFSGHGFKFASVIGELAAALVRGEPGPSRFALGRPRPTRH, encoded by the coding sequence GTGTCTTCTCGTCGAGTCGTCGTCATCGGTGGCGGGGTCATGGGTTCGTCCGCCGCGTGGCGGCTCGCCGCCCAGGGTGACCGCGTCACCCTGCTGGAGCGCTTCCCGCCCGGCCACGACCGGGGCAGCTCGCACGGCACCTCGCGGATCTTCCGGCTGGCCTACACGGATCCCTTCTACGTCGGCCTCGCCGTGCGGTCGCTGCCGCTGTGGCGGCGGCTGGAGCAGGAGACGGGACGGCAGGTGCTCACCCTCACCGGAGCCGTCGACCACGGCCCGGCCGCCACGACCGAGGCACTGTACGAGGCGCTGACCGTCGCCGGACACCCTGCCGAGCGGCTGGCCCCGGAGGAGGTCGCCGAGCGCTGGCCGGGGCTGCGCGCCGACACCGGTGCGGTCTTCCACCCGGAGGCCGGACGCCTGCACGCCGACGAGGCGGTCACCGCCTTCCAGCAGGCGGCGCGGGCGCACGGCGCGGAGGTCAGGCACGGCGTCCGGGTGACCGGGCTGTCGGTGCACGGCGACGCCGGGGTCCGGGTGGTCACGGACACGGAGGAGGAACTGCGCGCCGATGCGGTCGTGGTCGCGGTCGGCGGCTGGGCGCCCGGAATGCTGGGCGGCGGTACCGCTCCGCCGGTCGGCGGCGTGCCGGTGCTGCGTGTCACCCAGGAGCAGCCCGCGCACTTCCCCGCGGCGGACGCGCTCACCTGGCCCAGCTACATTCACCACCCGGGCGCCGCGCTGCCCGTGGACGGCCTCACCGCGGACGGGGTGTACGGACTCGGCAGCACCGACGGCGTCAAGGCGGGCTTCCACGGCGTCGGCCCGGTCGTCGACCCCGACCGGCGCGACCGCACCCCGGACGCCGCGATCCTGCGAGAGCTGGCGGCGTACGCCGAGCGCTGGCTCCCCGGCGTGGACCACACCGCGCCCGAGGCCGTGACCTGCCTGTACACCACCACCCCCGACCATGACTTCGTCATCGACCGGCAGGGCCCGGTCACCGTGCTGGGAGGGTTCTCCGGGCACGGCTTCAAGTTCGCGTCGGTCATCGGCGAGCTGGCGGCCGCGCTGGTACGCGGAGAGCCCGGACCGAGCCGGTTCGCGCTCGGACGCCCACGTCCCACGCGTCACTGA
- the leuA gene encoding 2-isopropylmalate synthase, whose product MAAPSQSTAFPTLRTPAGDVPADAPRWNPQRSSAMPHHRYQPAHQRVALPLTDRTWPSRRIERAPLWVPVDLRDGNQALAEPMDTERKRRMFDLLVTMGFKEIEVGYPSASQTDFDFVRHLADSGAVPDDVTISVFTAAREDLIDRTVASVEGLPHTLVHLYTATAPTWRNVVLARSRAEVHRLILDAAGHLMRKAGQRPGADIRFEFSPEVFNLTEPDFVLEVCNSVTELWEASPDRPVVHNLPATVEIATPNVYADQIEYMDRHLARRDSVILSVHPHNDRGTGVACAELAVLAGAQRVEGCLFGNGERTGNVDLVTLALNLYAQGVNPMVDFSDIDAVREVVEHCNRLPVHPRHPYGGDLVHTAFSGTHQDAIAKGLAHHAEQAAEQGVAAEEMPWAVPYLPIDPGDIGRTYEEVIRINSQSGKGGIAHLLHTHQGLNLPPSMRPDFSRTVQHVTDSTGQELSHKELWELFRTTYIAPALDGPVALASWNATEPAPGEHRFTCTLRTGGQEHSCHGTGNGPLSALADALRTVGVSVDILGYTEHSTGTGPGSPAVAYAECRVNGVTCWGAGWDTSVLTASVHAVMAAVNRCEQASS is encoded by the coding sequence ATGGCAGCTCCCTCTCAGAGCACGGCGTTTCCCACCCTGCGCACTCCCGCCGGTGACGTCCCGGCGGACGCGCCGCGCTGGAACCCCCAGCGGTCGAGCGCGATGCCGCACCACCGCTACCAGCCCGCGCACCAGCGGGTCGCTCTGCCCCTGACGGACCGCACCTGGCCCTCGCGCCGGATCGAACGGGCCCCGCTGTGGGTGCCGGTCGACCTGCGCGACGGCAACCAGGCACTGGCCGAGCCGATGGACACCGAGCGCAAGCGCCGGATGTTCGACCTCCTGGTCACCATGGGCTTCAAGGAGATCGAGGTCGGCTACCCGTCCGCCAGCCAGACCGACTTCGACTTCGTACGGCACCTGGCCGACAGCGGCGCCGTCCCCGACGACGTGACCATCTCCGTGTTCACCGCGGCCCGCGAAGACCTGATCGACCGGACCGTCGCCTCCGTCGAAGGCCTCCCCCACACCCTCGTACACCTCTACACCGCGACCGCGCCCACCTGGCGGAACGTCGTCCTGGCCCGCTCCCGCGCCGAGGTCCACCGGCTGATCCTGGACGCCGCCGGCCACCTGATGCGCAAGGCCGGACAGCGGCCGGGCGCCGACATCCGGTTCGAGTTCTCCCCCGAGGTCTTCAACCTCACGGAGCCGGATTTCGTCCTGGAGGTCTGCAACAGCGTGACCGAGTTGTGGGAGGCGAGCCCCGACCGGCCGGTGGTCCACAACCTGCCCGCGACCGTGGAGATCGCCACGCCCAACGTGTACGCGGACCAGATCGAGTACATGGACCGCCACCTGGCACGCCGCGACTCGGTGATCCTCTCCGTCCACCCGCACAACGACCGCGGCACGGGCGTCGCCTGCGCCGAACTCGCCGTGCTGGCGGGGGCGCAGCGTGTGGAGGGCTGCCTGTTCGGCAACGGCGAGCGCACCGGGAACGTCGACCTGGTGACGCTGGCCCTCAATCTGTACGCGCAGGGCGTGAACCCGATGGTCGACTTCTCCGACATCGACGCGGTGCGCGAGGTGGTGGAGCACTGCAACCGGCTGCCGGTCCACCCCCGCCACCCCTACGGCGGCGACCTCGTGCACACCGCCTTCTCCGGCACCCACCAGGACGCCATCGCCAAGGGCCTGGCCCATCACGCCGAGCAGGCCGCCGAACAGGGCGTCGCCGCCGAGGAGATGCCGTGGGCGGTGCCGTACCTGCCCATCGACCCGGGTGACATCGGCCGTACCTACGAGGAGGTCATCCGTATCAACTCCCAGTCCGGCAAGGGAGGCATCGCCCACCTCCTGCACACCCACCAGGGGCTGAACCTGCCCCCGTCGATGCGCCCGGACTTCTCCCGCACTGTGCAGCACGTCACCGACTCCACCGGCCAGGAGCTGAGCCACAAGGAGCTGTGGGAGCTCTTCCGCACCACCTACATCGCCCCGGCTCTGGACGGCCCGGTCGCTCTTGCTTCCTGGAACGCCACGGAACCCGCCCCCGGCGAGCACCGGTTCACCTGCACCCTGCGCACCGGCGGGCAGGAGCACTCCTGCCACGGCACCGGCAACGGACCGTTGTCCGCCCTCGCCGACGCCCTGCGGACCGTGGGCGTCAGCGTCGACATCCTCGGCTACACCGAGCACTCCACCGGCACCGGGCCGGGCAGCCCCGCCGTGGCCTACGCCGAGTGCCGTGTGAACGGCGTGACCTGCTGGGGCGCGGGCTGGGACACCTCCGTCCTGACCGCGTCGGTCCACGCGGTCATGGCCGCCGTCAACCGCTGCGAACAGGCCTCCTCGTGA
- a CDS encoding FadR/GntR family transcriptional regulator — MSLGALRPSPLVEQATEHLREQITGGEWPLGTKLPGETALAKSLGVGRSTVREALRALAGAGLVQARQGSGVFVIATEPREDWSTRLRQAAITDVYEVRMLIEVEAAQLAARRRTEDDITALHEALATRRDAANAGNAEFVGADIALHQAVVAAAHNPVLTSLFTEFVPVLQRRLLDLVELLSLRSDDPNHGDAGHADLVNAVVQGDAEAAGRALRDELQQTLAQLHSL, encoded by the coding sequence ATGTCACTGGGTGCCTTGCGGCCGTCCCCCTTGGTCGAACAAGCCACGGAACACCTGCGCGAGCAGATCACCGGCGGCGAGTGGCCCTTGGGGACGAAGCTCCCCGGCGAGACCGCCCTCGCCAAGTCCCTCGGCGTGGGGCGCTCCACCGTTCGCGAGGCCCTGCGCGCACTGGCCGGCGCGGGACTGGTGCAGGCACGCCAGGGATCCGGGGTCTTCGTCATCGCGACCGAGCCCAGGGAGGACTGGTCCACCCGACTCCGCCAGGCGGCCATCACGGACGTCTACGAGGTGCGGATGCTCATCGAGGTCGAGGCCGCGCAGCTGGCCGCGCGGCGCCGGACCGAGGACGACATCACCGCCCTCCACGAGGCCTTGGCCACGCGCCGTGACGCCGCGAACGCCGGCAACGCCGAGTTCGTCGGGGCCGACATCGCCCTGCACCAGGCAGTGGTCGCCGCGGCCCACAACCCTGTGCTCACCAGCCTGTTCACCGAGTTCGTACCGGTGCTGCAGCGACGGCTGCTCGATCTGGTCGAGTTGCTCAGCCTTCGCTCCGACGATCCGAACCACGGCGACGCGGGGCACGCCGACCTGGTGAACGCCGTCGTGCAGGGGGATGCCGAGGCAGCCGGACGAGCGCTGCGTGACGAGCTCCAGCAGACCCTCGCCCAGCTCCACTCCCTGTGA